TTAAAAAAGCACCATCACATAAAGTTTTGAAAAAGGTCAGCTTTGCGTTAAAGCAAGGTCAAACGATTGGTGTTATTGGTGAGTCTGGATCTGGTAAGACCACCTTGGGTATGGCGGTACTGGGTTTATTGGGGGACTCTGCAGCAGAGGTGACTGGCGACGTGGATGTTCTTGGTAATGACTGGCAAAAATTGAAGCCAGTAGAACGCCGCACCATGCGCTCGAGTTTGCAAGTGATCTTTCAAGATCCTTTTGGATCGCTATCGCCTCGGATGAATGTATTGCAAATTGTCTCTGAGGGCTTAGATGTTCATTTTTCTAAGCTGTCAGCTTCTGAACGTGAGACGCGTGTAATCGAGATGCTGAAAGAAGTGGGAATAGATCGATCGGCTCTGCTACGTTACCCGCATGAATTTTCTGGAGGACAGCGCCAAAGGATTGCGATTGCGCGCGCACTCATTTTGCGCCCACAAATTTTGGTTTTAGATGAACCTACTTCCGCATTGGATGTCTCGATTCAAAAGCAGGTTCTCGCTTTGCTGACTGAGCTACAGAAAAAATACAACTTAGCCTATCTGATGATTAGTCATGATTTGGCAGTGATCAGAGCAATGTCACATGAGGTAATGGTGCTGAAGGAGGGTAGGGTGATTGAGTTTGGCGACACCGAAACTCTCATCAAGCACCCACGCCAAACGTATACCAAGGAGCTTTTTGCAGCCGCTGAGTTGACTTAAGGGTGCTTATTAAATAATGCGTTGTTGGTCTAAATTGGTGCATATGCCCTCATTTAATGCAAAATTAACTTTATAAACAAAGACTTATGAGTAAGCTGAATGCTTGGTAAATTAAGGGTTCTTTGTTAAACTGATTCGATGTCACTGAAGCTTTCAAAAATTTTAGGCCTGAGCTTGTTCGCTCTGGTTTCCAGCTCTGCTATTGCTGCTGATGCAACGATAGACGCATCTGTGGAAACGGTTGTCCCCAAGGAAAGTATGTTCCAAGCGAGTAAGTCTTATGTCGTTCGTGTTTCGGATCGTTTGGCGGATACCGTAACTGGAAAGTCAGAAGAGTTAATCAACCGCGCGATGGAAGTGATTGGTGTTCGCTATCGTTGGGATGTAGAATTACCCCAATCCGGTTTAGATGGCAGTAGTTTTGTGGGTTATGTATTTAAAGATAAGCTGGGTTTTTTATTGCCACGTAAATCTACGCAGATGAGTCGTGTTGGTAAGCCAATTACCCGCGAAGAGTTACAGCCGGGCGATCTCGTGTTTTTTAATACGATGCGCCTCACTTTTTCTCATGTAGGCATCTATGTGGGTGATAACAAGTTTATTCATTCCCCTTCAAAGGGCACGAATGTGCGAGTTGATGATCTTGGTAGTTTGTATTGGGATAAGCGTTTTGATGGAGCCCGACGTTTAGATGGTAGCGACAATTTCAATGACCCAGAGCGTCAAGAACTCCTAAACGAAGTAAAAAATCTCAAACGTAAGTCACGCAGTCTTTAATCAGGCAATTCATTGTGGGCTTTTCTGCCCGATGACTATTGGCCTCTGAGCTTTTCTTTAATGAGACTCATTTGCTCTTGAGTCTGCCACTTCACCTGCAAGAATGGCGGCATTTCTGGATTTAAAATCGCTACTACTCATCTACTTAAGGTGCGGTTGAATGACGATATCGGCACTCTTTAATTCGTACTGATTAATGCTTCGCTGCATGATGGATATGGTCTGTTGTAAGATGCCTAAGGTGCCACACTGGCATCTTGATGAACAGGTTCAGATGAGATATTGACTGCAATTACGAGTGTTTGCCCCCATTTGCCTTGCATAGCTTACTGGGACGGGCGCGACCAATCCGCCACATCAACATATTCTTTGCCGCTAATGACTGCTGGCTGAAATACGCCAGGAACGCTGCACGATGCGCGAATCGCTAAGCCGGTGTTTCCCGGTACGAAATAAAACTCCTTTACCGGATTGCAATTCGATAGCAACAATGCCCAGTGGAATGCGCATTTGCTCGATGGATTTGTTCTGCACTTCGCGATTCACCATGTTTTGCAGGGCATCACCCTTGATCAACCCTCCAAACTTACCGGCAAAAGGAAGTCCCCAGTCGGCAATGGTGGCCTCATCTAAGTTCAAAGCTAGCCTGTTGAGGTCGTTTCCTGTTGCGCCGGACGCGAGTAAAGCAGCAATGACGCTACCTGCACTACTGCCAACAACAATATCGGGTCTGATACCTTGAGCTTCTAAAGTTTTAATAACGCCGATGTGAGCAAAGCCACGCGCAGCTCCAGCGCCAAGAACTAGACCAACTACTGGTTTTTTGCTGCCCATGAGACTGCAAGAACTCAGGCTTGCACCCCCAAGTAAGGCGCCAAGGCCAATTCCTAGGCTGAGAAGTCGACGCCGTTCCATGGAATCAGGGGTATTTGCGGTTAAGAAAGGGGGTTTTGGAGAATTCTTATACTTATTGTATTGAGCCTACCTTATAATGAGCGCAAGGTGAACGAAAAGGATTTCGTATCAGCTCGGACATATCCCAATAAGAACTGATGAGATGAAATATCCAAAGTAGCTTGAGAACACCAAAACCCATTACTGAAATACATTTATTAAAGCCTAATCAGGTTGAGTCCTGGTAACCCAACTTTTATGGACGATCACAATAAGCGCGTAATTGAAACAGCCCTCCTATGCGCGCAGGAGCCACTCACCGTTGCTGATATATCTCGTTTATTTGTGGAAGACATCACTACGGCCGATATAGACGAGGCATTGGTTGAATTGCAGCGCGCTTGGGATAACAAGGGCATGGAGCTGGTACATATTGCCACCGGTTGGCGTTTTCAAAGCCGTCTGTCTATGCGCGAGTACTTGGATCGCTTAACTCCAGAAAAGCCACCAAAGTATTCACGTGCTGTGATGGAGACTCTAGCGATTATTGCCTACCGTCAGCCAGTCACACGTGGTGAGATTGAAGAAATTCGTGGTGTCGCAGTCAGTAGCAATGTGATGAAGCAATTAGAAGATCGCGGTTGGGTTGAAGTCATTGGTCACAAAGAAACGATTGGCCGACCAGGTTTATATGCAACCACGAAGCAATTTTTGGATGATCTCAGCCTAACGAATTTACAAAGCTTGCCCATCCTAGAGGATGCGGCACCTATGGCAGCAGCAGAGCAATTAGGGCAGGCTGTAATGGAGATTGATGCTGATGCCAAGGAAGTCAATGAGCATGAAGAGCAAGCGGTAGAAGTAGAAACTGAAGAATTAGAAATAACCGAAGTGACTTTAGAAGAAACAGTGATTGAAGTTACCGAAGAAGCGACAGAAGAAGTTATCCCTGAGTCTGAAGACAATCCAGACAAAACAAAATAATAATTAATGACAAGCCCTAACGAAAACGATTCATCTCCGGTAGTAAATCCATCGGCAACTCCTTCCAATTCAGATACGATGCCATCAAATGTAGAGGGTTCGAAGTCTGAAGGTGGGCAGAGCGGCGAGCGCCGTCCACGTCGTCAAGGTACGGACAAACATTCATTTAACAAGAAGCGTCTGTTCAATAAGGATCGGCCACGCCGCAAGGGTGGCGATGTTACTGGCCCACGCGAAGGTAACCATAATCAATCCTCCAAGTTAGCGCCTAACCCAGCTGAAAGCGAAGCCTTGTTTGCTTCTGTTGTGTCCGGAGAGTTTGATGCTGCCTTAGATGCGCCTGAAGTTGAGGAAGTTAAAAATCCTGATGGTCTAAATGAGAGTGAGATCTCTCATCAAACAGGCGCAGAGCGCCGTGCACAGCGTGCGCAACGTTCGCGTGAAGATGAAGATCCAGATGCTCCCACAGAAGATGAAGTGAGCAGTTTGCAATTTGCAAATGTAGATGATTTGCCTTTGAGTTTGCGTGATGAAGTGTGGTCAGATCTTGATGGTCTCGATGCTGATGATGAAGACACTGTTAAGTTGCATAAGGTATTAGCTGACGTTGGTATGGGTTCGCGTCGCGACATGGAAGACCTGATTATTCAGGGGCGCGTTTCCGTGAATGGACTTCCTGCTCATATTGGTCAACGCATTGGACCAGCCGATCAAGTTCGTATTAACGGTAAGCCTGTCCATCGTAAGATTCAGACAAAACCACCACGCGTTATTTTGTATCACAAGCCAGCCGGTGAAATCGTCAGCCAGTCTGATCCTGAAGGTCGTCCAACAGTATTTGATCGTTTGCCTAAGCCACGTCAGGGACGTTGGATCGCTGTAGGCCGCTTAGATTTTAATACCGAAGGGCTGTTGCTATTTACAACCTCTGGTGAGTTAGCAAATCGCTTGATGCATCCCCGTTATGGAGTTGAGCGCGAATATGCTGTCCGTATTTTGGGTGAGTTGAGTCAAGAAAATACTTCGCAATTAAAGAGCGGTATTACGCTCGATGACGGCCAAGCTAAATTCCTTCGCC
The nucleotide sequence above comes from Polynucleobacter necessarius. Encoded proteins:
- a CDS encoding C40 family peptidase, which encodes MFALVSSSAIAADATIDASVETVVPKESMFQASKSYVVRVSDRLADTVTGKSEELINRAMEVIGVRYRWDVELPQSGLDGSSFVGYVFKDKLGFLLPRKSTQMSRVGKPITREELQPGDLVFFNTMRLTFSHVGIYVGDNKFIHSPSKGTNVRVDDLGSLYWDKRFDGARRLDGSDNFNDPERQELLNEVKNLKRKSRSL
- the scpB gene encoding SMC-Scp complex subunit ScpB, with the translated sequence MSPGNPTFMDDHNKRVIETALLCAQEPLTVADISRLFVEDITTADIDEALVELQRAWDNKGMELVHIATGWRFQSRLSMREYLDRLTPEKPPKYSRAVMETLAIIAYRQPVTRGEIEEIRGVAVSSNVMKQLEDRGWVEVIGHKETIGRPGLYATTKQFLDDLSLTNLQSLPILEDAAPMAAAEQLGQAVMEIDADAKEVNEHEEQAVEVETEELEITEVTLEETVIEVTEEATEEVIPESEDNPDKTK
- a CDS encoding pseudouridine synthase, whose amino-acid sequence is MTSPNENDSSPVVNPSATPSNSDTMPSNVEGSKSEGGQSGERRPRRQGTDKHSFNKKRLFNKDRPRRKGGDVTGPREGNHNQSSKLAPNPAESEALFASVVSGEFDAALDAPEVEEVKNPDGLNESEISHQTGAERRAQRAQRSREDEDPDAPTEDEVSSLQFANVDDLPLSLRDEVWSDLDGLDADDEDTVKLHKVLADVGMGSRRDMEDLIIQGRVSVNGLPAHIGQRIGPADQVRINGKPVHRKIQTKPPRVILYHKPAGEIVSQSDPEGRPTVFDRLPKPRQGRWIAVGRLDFNTEGLLLFTTSGELANRLMHPRYGVEREYAVRILGELSQENTSQLKSGITLDDGQAKFLRLAMGGGDGANRWYHVALTEGRNREVRRMFEAVGHTVSRLIRTRYGIFLLPPRLRRGKWEEVEAGGIYNLMKSAGLKVPQASDKARNPNPNNRDRHQSDGDFQPDPMQTSVSYWGSRDALTLASGHNGLTHQGRGGKPGGGDSGEGRGPFRGRTQGGRPGQGGQGQSRSKGGKVHHGQSAFVNGNPQTPGNGPKRSVPKGRKPFNKGPRKPRNPGKSF